In a genomic window of Oceanibaculum indicum P24:
- a CDS encoding acyl-homoserine-lactone synthase: protein MRILVNQPTGGERFGDGLLDAIFRLRARYFNGLRGWNLPLESGCEIDRFDGAGTLYAAALEDDGTLVGCFRLLPTERPHLLDSCFPGLMAAASERTLMRGPCLWEISRLAVIPAEPDSPFRTETVRITAALLDCLFALCAEGGIRRVTCVTDLQFERLLQVLGFDCHRTAGPVRIGVEDCVAGYLDTHAENHAAARRAAARWARPAVALPATPQHPDASARSAVG from the coding sequence GTGCGGATTCTGGTCAACCAGCCGACAGGTGGCGAGCGCTTCGGGGACGGTCTTCTGGATGCCATCTTCCGGCTCCGCGCCCGTTATTTCAACGGCCTGCGCGGCTGGAACCTGCCGCTGGAAAGCGGCTGCGAGATCGACCGCTTCGATGGCGCCGGCACGCTCTATGCCGCGGCGCTGGAGGATGACGGCACGCTGGTCGGCTGCTTCCGGCTGCTGCCGACGGAACGGCCGCATTTGCTGGACAGCTGCTTCCCCGGCCTGATGGCCGCGGCGTCCGAGCGCACCCTGATGCGCGGCCCCTGCCTGTGGGAGATCAGCCGGCTGGCGGTCATCCCGGCGGAACCCGACTCCCCTTTCCGGACCGAGACAGTACGCATCACCGCAGCACTGCTGGACTGCCTGTTCGCGCTGTGCGCGGAAGGCGGCATCCGCCGGGTGACCTGCGTGACCGACCTGCAGTTCGAGCGGCTGCTGCAGGTGCTGGGCTTCGACTGCCACCGCACCGCCGGGCCGGTGCGCATCGGCGTCGAGGATTGCGTCGCCGGCTACCTGGACACGCATGCGGAAAACCATGCGGCGGCGCGGCGTGCGGCGGCGCGCTGGGCCCGCCCGGCAGTGGCGTTGCCGGCAACACCCCAGCACCCCGACGCGTCAGCCCGCAGCGCCGTCGGTTGA
- a CDS encoding eCIS core domain-containing protein: MRLSVIQGRFRAGALPGSVIQRHGGGEAFQVPATMAARLGMPGGGQPLPPTIQRHMEGLLGVPLGDVRVRVGPEASALGAVAFTMGSTIHFAPGRYDPGSRQGLQLLGHELAHVVQQRQGRVANPFGNGIAVVSDRALEAQADAIGIKAAMAASAAPSMQMKGRMQAGPMPLRPGTAGGGQVAQPMFGLETLASYAMPALGYVGSMIAAHPYIATAIGAGILYDQFKSYIWGSTKLNTLLGLSDPAAYKLTIISWHGDASTFAAMHENARMSTQKRGRDGTELSRYQILFKSVLVWPVNVVLGHVSVELADMTGKVIFIKGYWPTGVKDDSTEYIGVSSTRETFHISQKQADRLVAAIDKSEKAPARFAWTGYGGDSCASWALKMMRTAGVSGGTFFDRYMLSLPKLVAWTGGKKSGHAHAL, encoded by the coding sequence ATGCGCCTTTCCGTCATCCAGGGACGCTTCCGGGCCGGCGCCTTGCCGGGTTCGGTCATCCAGCGCCATGGCGGCGGCGAGGCCTTTCAGGTGCCCGCCACGATGGCGGCCCGGCTGGGCATGCCGGGCGGCGGCCAGCCGCTGCCGCCGACGATCCAGCGCCATATGGAGGGATTGCTGGGCGTGCCGCTGGGCGATGTGCGGGTACGCGTCGGGCCGGAGGCATCGGCACTGGGCGCGGTCGCCTTTACCATGGGTTCCACCATCCATTTCGCGCCGGGCCGCTACGACCCCGGCAGCCGGCAGGGGCTGCAGCTGCTGGGCCATGAACTCGCCCATGTCGTTCAGCAACGCCAGGGCCGGGTCGCCAACCCGTTCGGCAACGGCATCGCGGTGGTCAGCGACCGCGCGCTGGAGGCGCAGGCCGACGCCATCGGCATCAAGGCGGCGATGGCGGCGAGCGCGGCCCCATCCATGCAGATGAAGGGGCGGATGCAGGCCGGCCCGATGCCGCTGCGACCGGGTACTGCGGGTGGCGGGCAGGTCGCGCAGCCCATGTTCGGCCTCGAGACTCTGGCCAGCTATGCCATGCCAGCCCTCGGCTATGTTGGTTCCATGATCGCCGCGCATCCCTATATCGCCACAGCAATCGGCGCCGGCATCCTCTATGATCAGTTCAAGAGCTATATCTGGGGTTCGACAAAGCTGAACACCTTGCTCGGCCTGTCCGATCCGGCGGCCTACAAGCTGACGATCATTTCTTGGCATGGCGACGCCAGCACCTTCGCGGCGATGCATGAAAATGCCAGGATGTCGACGCAGAAGCGAGGGCGGGATGGCACCGAGCTCTCTAGATATCAAATCCTCTTCAAAAGCGTACTGGTCTGGCCAGTCAATGTTGTCCTTGGCCATGTTTCAGTCGAGCTGGCGGACATGACGGGCAAGGTGATCTTCATCAAGGGATACTGGCCAACTGGCGTGAAAGACGATTCGACGGAGTATATTGGCGTCTCATCCACACGCGAGACCTTCCACATTTCGCAAAAACAGGCCGACCGGCTGGTCGCTGCTATCGACAAATCGGAAAAGGCGCCCGCCCGTTTCGCCTGGACCGGCTATGGCGGCGACAGTTGCGCCTCCTGGGCTTTGAAGATGATGCGCACCGCCGGTGTCAGCGGCGGTACCTTCTTCGACCGCTACATGCTCTCCCTGCCGAAGCTGGTGGCCTGGACCGGCGGCAAGAAGTCCGGCCACGCGCACGCCCTCTGA
- a CDS encoding cytochrome P450, protein MATDIQFAPVEAAPRPRKAARRILTSREEFRAAKRVPKAKLLPFVGVLFASKPHPPSFFVRMANEYGEIVGFDIAGKPLYLVNHPDYIQHVMQTNAGNYRKSDFYYRLKAMFGDGMLVTENELWRSKRTLAQPSFRRHRFDHYCNVMAECGTNLCDVVEAETRDGQPINIVPKVMAAALNVATRTLMNCDLAEDKDRFTEIITTIMVQSEKRVWSLFELLHDLPTKARAERLQAIADFDALLYKVIKDRMEGRSTPDPAGPDMLQMLLESACPVTGEPLSLSRLRDDFLTMVLAGHETTAVSIAWCLYMLCRHPEHMATAREEVDRVLGGRQPTYEDLSELKFVKMVAQETMRLYPPFWTMSRAALADDEVRGYRIPKGATIMLCPYVMHRNPEYWPEPEKFDPYRFTPEAGADRPKHAYFPFGTGPRQCIANHFAMFEAQIMVAQMLQRFDLSLLTSKEVESEPMISLRPKQGIHFTARPRL, encoded by the coding sequence ATGGCGACTGATATCCAGTTCGCGCCTGTTGAGGCAGCGCCCCGCCCGCGCAAGGCGGCGCGACGCATCCTCACCAGCCGGGAGGAGTTCCGGGCCGCGAAGCGCGTGCCGAAGGCGAAGCTGCTGCCCTTCGTCGGCGTGCTGTTCGCCTCGAAGCCGCATCCGCCGAGCTTCTTCGTGCGGATGGCGAACGAGTATGGCGAAATCGTCGGCTTCGACATCGCCGGCAAGCCGCTCTATCTGGTGAACCATCCGGACTACATCCAGCATGTGATGCAGACCAATGCCGGCAATTACCGCAAGAGTGACTTCTATTACCGGCTGAAGGCGATGTTCGGCGACGGCATGCTGGTCACCGAGAACGAGCTGTGGCGCTCCAAGCGCACGCTGGCGCAACCTTCCTTCCGGCGCCACCGCTTCGACCATTACTGCAATGTGATGGCGGAATGCGGCACCAACCTGTGCGATGTGGTGGAAGCCGAGACGCGCGATGGCCAGCCGATCAACATCGTGCCCAAGGTCATGGCCGCCGCCCTGAACGTGGCGACCCGCACGCTGATGAACTGCGACCTCGCCGAGGATAAGGACCGCTTCACCGAGATCATCACCACCATCATGGTGCAGAGCGAGAAGCGCGTCTGGTCGCTGTTCGAACTGCTGCACGATCTGCCGACCAAGGCACGGGCCGAACGGCTGCAGGCGATCGCCGATTTCGACGCGCTGCTCTACAAGGTCATCAAGGACCGGATGGAGGGCCGCTCCACTCCCGATCCGGCCGGGCCGGACATGCTGCAGATGCTGCTGGAATCGGCCTGCCCGGTGACCGGGGAGCCCCTGTCCCTGTCCCGGCTGCGCGATGATTTCCTGACCATGGTGCTGGCCGGGCACGAGACCACGGCAGTCTCCATCGCCTGGTGCCTCTATATGCTGTGCCGCCATCCCGAGCATATGGCGACCGCGCGGGAGGAGGTGGACCGCGTGCTGGGCGGCCGGCAGCCAACCTATGAAGACCTGTCCGAGCTGAAATTCGTGAAGATGGTGGCGCAGGAGACGATGCGGCTCTACCCGCCCTTCTGGACGATGAGCCGGGCGGCGCTGGCGGATGACGAGGTGCGCGGCTATCGCATTCCGAAGGGCGCGACGATCATGCTGTGCCCCTATGTGATGCACCGGAACCCGGAATACTGGCCGGAGCCGGAGAAGTTCGACCCCTACCGCTTCACGCCTGAAGCCGGGGCCGACCGGCCGAAGCATGCCTACTTCCCGTTCGGCACCGGGCCGCGCCAATGCATCGCCAATCATTTCGCGATGTTCGAGGCACAGATCATGGTGGCGCAGATGCTGCAGCGTTTCGATCTGTCACTGCTGACCAGCAAGGAAGTGGAGTCGGAGCCGATGATCTCGCTCCGGCCCAAGCAGGGCATCCATTTCACTGCCCGGCCCCGCCTCTAG
- the rfaD gene encoding ADP-glyceromanno-heptose 6-epimerase, whose translation MIVVTGGAGFIGSNLVAALEAAGQRDLVVCDRLGQDDKWRNIAKRDLADLIAPEALFDFLEARKGTIETIFHMGAISATTATDADLIVSANIDLPQRLWHWCAANGARLIYASSAATYGDGAQGFSDSMNAADLAALRPLNAYGWSKLAFDRRVARFVGQAAKPPQWAGLRFFNVYGPNEYHKGGQMSVVPQIYNRVAAGQPARLFRSHRPDYPDGGQLRDFIAVEDCVDVMLWLHANPTVSGLYNCGTGASRSFHDLANAVFRALGQEPDIEFIDTPEAIRGKYQYFTQADMAKLRRAGYDRQFTSLEAGVSRYVLDYLAAEDPYR comes from the coding sequence ATGATCGTTGTCACCGGCGGCGCCGGCTTCATCGGCTCCAACCTCGTCGCCGCGCTTGAAGCGGCGGGGCAGCGCGACCTGGTGGTCTGCGACAGGCTGGGCCAGGACGATAAGTGGCGCAATATCGCCAAGCGCGACCTCGCCGACCTGATCGCGCCGGAGGCCCTGTTCGACTTTCTGGAAGCCCGCAAGGGCACCATCGAGACCATCTTCCATATGGGCGCCATCTCGGCGACCACGGCGACCGACGCCGACCTGATCGTCAGTGCCAATATCGACCTGCCGCAGCGCCTGTGGCACTGGTGCGCGGCGAACGGGGCGCGGCTGATCTATGCCTCCTCGGCGGCCACCTATGGCGATGGCGCGCAGGGCTTTTCCGACAGCATGAACGCCGCCGATCTTGCGGCGCTGCGCCCCCTGAACGCCTATGGCTGGAGCAAGCTGGCCTTCGACCGGCGGGTCGCCCGCTTCGTCGGCCAGGCAGCCAAGCCGCCGCAATGGGCGGGCCTGCGCTTTTTCAACGTCTATGGCCCGAACGAGTATCACAAGGGCGGGCAGATGAGCGTGGTGCCGCAGATCTATAACCGCGTCGCGGCGGGCCAGCCGGCGCGGCTGTTCCGCTCGCACCGGCCAGACTATCCGGATGGCGGCCAGCTGCGCGACTTCATCGCGGTCGAGGATTGCGTCGATGTGATGCTCTGGCTGCACGCCAACCCGACGGTCAGCGGCCTGTATAATTGCGGCACCGGGGCGTCGCGCAGCTTCCATGACCTCGCCAACGCGGTGTTCCGGGCGCTGGGGCAGGAGCCGGATATCGAATTCATCGACACGCCCGAGGCGATCCGCGGCAAGTACCAGTATTTCACGCAGGCCGACATGGCGAAGCTGCGCCGGGCTGGGTACGACCGGCAGTTCACGTCGCTGGAGGCGGGGGTGTCGCGCTATGTGCTGGACTATCTCGCCGCCGAAGACCCGTATCGCTAG
- a CDS encoding class I SAM-dependent methyltransferase, producing the protein MTPVAALLARRIAANGPITVADYMAEALGHPVHGYYRSRDPLGAAGDFTTAPEISQMFGELIGLWAAVVWQQMGSPDPVRLVELGPGRGMLMADFLRAARLVPGFRESIRLHLVETSRPLRDRQKQALAASGVAVEWHDDIASVPDGPMILIANEFFDALPIRQLQRLPGGWHERLVDLDEAGTGFRFVVSPGRSTGAALLDPGVRETAPVGAIAEICPAGLAISATIGARLKAEGGAALLIDYGTARSAPGDSFQALKAHRFHDPLADPGTADLTAHVDFQALARAAVEAGAVAHGPVEQGTFLTALGIEARAETLRQSGAADVDAALRRLIDAREMGSLFKILALTGPTLDGPLPGFGG; encoded by the coding sequence ATGACGCCTGTAGCGGCCCTGCTGGCGCGGCGCATCGCGGCCAACGGGCCGATCACGGTCGCCGATTACATGGCCGAAGCGCTGGGCCACCCGGTGCATGGCTACTACCGCAGCCGCGATCCGCTGGGGGCGGCGGGCGATTTCACCACCGCGCCGGAAATCAGCCAGATGTTCGGCGAGCTGATCGGCCTGTGGGCCGCCGTGGTCTGGCAGCAGATGGGCAGCCCAGACCCGGTGCGGCTGGTCGAGCTGGGGCCGGGGCGCGGTATGCTGATGGCGGATTTCCTGCGCGCCGCCCGCCTTGTGCCGGGCTTTCGGGAATCGATCCGCCTGCATCTGGTGGAGACCAGCCGTCCCCTGCGCGACCGGCAGAAGCAGGCGCTGGCCGCCTCCGGCGTGGCAGTCGAATGGCATGACGATATCGCCTCGGTGCCGGACGGGCCGATGATCCTGATCGCCAACGAATTCTTCGACGCGCTGCCAATCCGCCAGCTGCAACGGCTGCCGGGTGGCTGGCACGAAAGGCTGGTCGATCTGGATGAGGCTGGAACGGGCTTCCGCTTCGTCGTCTCGCCCGGCCGCTCGACCGGGGCGGCGCTGCTCGATCCCGGCGTGCGGGAGACTGCGCCCGTTGGCGCCATTGCGGAAATCTGCCCCGCCGGCCTTGCGATCTCCGCCACCATCGGCGCGCGGCTGAAGGCGGAGGGCGGGGCGGCGCTGCTGATCGATTACGGCACCGCGCGCAGTGCGCCGGGCGACAGTTTCCAGGCGCTGAAGGCGCATCGCTTCCACGATCCGCTGGCCGATCCCGGGACGGCGGACCTGACCGCCCATGTCGATTTCCAGGCGCTGGCCCGCGCCGCTGTGGAGGCTGGTGCCGTGGCGCATGGCCCGGTCGAGCAGGGCACCTTCCTGACGGCGCTGGGGATCGAGGCGCGCGCCGAAACCTTAAGGCAATCAGGTGCAGCGGATGTGGATGCCGCGTTGCGCCGCTTGATCGATGCCCGGGAAATGGGCAGTCTGTTCAAGATATTGGCGTTGACCGGCCCGACCCTTGACGGCCCATTGCCGGGTTTCGGGGGCTGA
- a CDS encoding creatininase family protein has translation MQLHLSTWEEVDSYLSTSKGIIIPIGSTEQHGPNGLIGTDAICPEVIAREVGERTGALVGPTISIGNAQHHLGFSGSVTLRPTTLIAVIKDYVASLARNGFERFYFLNGHGGNIATVGAAFAEIYADYSMAMPGSNRPQVRCVLKNWWDTPGVQALSKELYGDKDGSHATASEVSVTQAAYPDAIKRKEMKQAGRAPRPFADADDYRKLYPDGRIGSDPTLATPEHGKRLIEASASDVIEDYRRFLALD, from the coding sequence ATGCAGCTGCATCTGAGCACCTGGGAAGAGGTGGACAGCTACCTTTCCACCTCCAAGGGCATCATCATCCCCATTGGCTCCACCGAGCAGCACGGCCCGAACGGGCTGATCGGCACGGATGCGATCTGCCCCGAGGTGATCGCCCGGGAAGTGGGCGAGCGCACCGGCGCGCTGGTCGGCCCGACCATCTCCATCGGCAATGCGCAGCATCATCTGGGCTTTTCCGGCTCGGTGACGCTGCGCCCGACGACGCTGATCGCGGTCATCAAGGACTATGTCGCCTCGCTGGCGCGCAACGGCTTCGAGCGGTTCTATTTCCTGAATGGCCATGGCGGCAATATCGCCACCGTGGGGGCCGCCTTCGCGGAGATCTACGCCGATTACAGCATGGCCATGCCCGGCTCCAACCGGCCGCAGGTGCGCTGCGTGCTGAAGAACTGGTGGGACACGCCGGGCGTGCAGGCGCTGTCCAAGGAACTCTATGGCGACAAGGACGGCTCGCATGCCACCGCCAGCGAGGTGTCAGTGACGCAGGCCGCCTATCCCGACGCGATCAAGCGCAAGGAAATGAAGCAGGCAGGTCGTGCACCGCGCCCCTTCGCCGATGCCGACGATTACCGCAAGCTCTACCCCGACGGGCGCATAGGCTCCGACCCGACGCTGGCGACGCCGGAGCATGGCAAGCGGCTGATTGAGGCCTCGGCCAGTGACGTGATCGAGGATTACCGCCGCTTCCTGGCGCTCGACTGA
- a CDS encoding accessory factor UbiK family protein: MTAQNRLFEDMAKLASGALGAAAGIRGEMEALFRQQMERVLHEMDLVTRDEFEVVRLMAEKARAENEALSQRVAALEAQLVQAVKAKPAAKPAAKKPAPRRQPKRPTPAS; encoded by the coding sequence ATGACCGCGCAGAACCGCCTGTTCGAGGATATGGCCAAGCTTGCCAGCGGCGCGCTGGGCGCGGCCGCCGGCATCCGTGGCGAGATGGAAGCCCTGTTCCGCCAGCAGATGGAGCGCGTGCTGCACGAGATGGACCTCGTCACCCGCGACGAGTTCGAGGTGGTCCGGCTGATGGCGGAGAAGGCGCGCGCGGAGAATGAGGCGCTGTCCCAGCGCGTCGCGGCGCTTGAGGCCCAGCTTGTCCAGGCAGTAAAGGCAAAGCCGGCGGCCAAGCCCGCGGCGAAAAAGCCCGCCCCGCGCCGCCAGCCGAAGCGGCCGACGCCCGCCAGTTGA
- a CDS encoding helix-turn-helix domain-containing protein, whose protein sequence is MPRKPRRTAQDLLIGRRLRDRRKFLKQSLQELSAQVGVSYQQVQKYESGQDRIPASILFSISKALNISPNYFFTRTLEDEVREAFPDITKEALSEAMAFLYWLQRIEDRTLREQLRAMVAHLSSTSTGGPDSPKGAASGGRSARSAKAAK, encoded by the coding sequence ATGCCACGCAAACCCAGACGGACCGCCCAGGATCTGCTGATCGGACGGCGCCTGCGTGACCGCCGCAAATTTCTGAAGCAGAGCCTTCAGGAATTGTCGGCCCAGGTCGGCGTTTCCTACCAGCAGGTGCAGAAATACGAGAGCGGGCAGGACCGTATTCCGGCCAGCATCCTGTTCAGCATCTCCAAGGCGCTGAACATCTCGCCCAACTACTTCTTCACCCGCACGCTGGAGGATGAGGTCCGCGAGGCCTTCCCGGACATCACCAAGGAGGCGCTGTCCGAGGCGATGGCCTTCCTCTACTGGCTCCAGCGGATCGAGGATCGCACCCTGCGCGAGCAGCTTCGGGCCATGGTAGCGCACCTCAGCAGCACCAGCACCGGCGGGCCAGACAGCCCCAAGGGCGCCGCGAGCGGTGGCCGGTCGGCCCGGTCGGCCAAGGCAGCGAAGTAG
- a CDS encoding LuxR family transcriptional regulator, translated as MAGRKGRRMDHLLQQRLIDLHGLSEAGEFKAHLQDIARTMGFARIFYVSARLVPASLPGPGGFAEIPLILCDYPEDWVSHYQGRQLARIDPVIAACNATRRPLSWDVRGFAPEADEPVRRLLDDAIDAGIDRGISVPIYGVGGEYGMVTFVADRAEPARPLDDSGLLNDCTLVANHFHMTLRQRIGNDPAQIEALRLTARELEVMKWAAAGKTREEIADILKVTPHTVKFHIYNTHAKLDVFSTPHAIAKLVYLGLLEPPGLSGSRGYRMV; from the coding sequence ATGGCCGGCCGGAAGGGGCGGCGCATGGACCATTTACTGCAGCAGCGGCTGATCGATCTGCATGGGTTGAGCGAGGCGGGGGAGTTCAAGGCCCACCTCCAGGATATCGCGCGGACCATGGGGTTCGCCCGTATTTTCTATGTCAGTGCCCGGCTGGTGCCGGCCAGCCTGCCAGGGCCGGGCGGTTTCGCCGAAATCCCGCTGATCCTCTGCGATTATCCCGAGGATTGGGTATCCCACTATCAGGGCCGCCAGCTGGCACGCATCGACCCGGTGATCGCGGCCTGCAACGCGACGCGCCGGCCGCTCAGCTGGGATGTGCGCGGCTTTGCGCCCGAGGCGGATGAGCCGGTCCGCCGGCTGCTGGACGATGCCATCGATGCCGGCATCGACCGGGGCATCTCGGTGCCGATCTACGGCGTGGGCGGCGAGTACGGCATGGTCACCTTCGTCGCCGACCGCGCGGAGCCTGCCCGGCCGCTCGACGATAGCGGGCTGCTCAACGACTGCACGCTGGTCGCCAACCATTTCCACATGACGCTGCGCCAGCGCATCGGCAACGACCCGGCCCAGATCGAGGCGCTGCGGCTGACCGCGCGCGAGCTGGAGGTGATGAAATGGGCCGCGGCCGGCAAGACGCGGGAAGAGATCGCCGACATCCTGAAGGTCACGCCGCATACGGTGAAGTTCCACATCTACAACACCCACGCCAAGCTGGATGTCTTCTCCACCCCGCATGCCATCGCCAAGCTGGTCTATCTCGGCCTGCTGGAGCCGCCGGGCCTCTCCGGCAGCCGGGGCTACCGCATGGTCTAA
- the lgt gene encoding prolipoprotein diacylglyceryl transferase: MFTFPAIDPVALELGPLVIRWYALAYIVGLIGGWRYALLLARREPVHFEPRLLDDFIVWATLGVVIGGRLGYVLFYRPDYYLAEPLQIMMVWRGGMAFHGGLLGVVAATFLFARRNKLPLLALADIICAAAPIGLFFGRIANFINGELYGRVTDAALGMVFPHGGPLPRHPSQLYQAGLEGLALFVLMAVLIFGFNAKRRPGLLAGSFFAGYGVARCIGEFFREPDSFLGFLWFGATMGQLLSLPMILLGLLLVRHALTAEPSDDTPKRA; encoded by the coding sequence GTGTTCACCTTCCCCGCCATCGATCCGGTCGCGCTGGAGCTTGGCCCCCTCGTCATCCGCTGGTACGCGCTGGCCTATATCGTCGGGCTGATCGGCGGCTGGCGCTATGCGCTGCTGCTCGCCCGGCGCGAGCCGGTGCATTTCGAGCCGCGCTTGCTGGACGATTTCATCGTCTGGGCGACGCTGGGCGTGGTGATCGGCGGGCGGCTGGGCTATGTGCTGTTCTACCGGCCCGATTATTACCTCGCCGAGCCGTTGCAGATCATGATGGTCTGGCGGGGCGGCATGGCCTTTCATGGCGGGCTGCTGGGCGTGGTCGCTGCGACCTTCCTGTTCGCGCGCCGCAACAAGCTGCCGCTGCTGGCGCTGGCGGATATCATCTGCGCCGCCGCCCCCATCGGGCTGTTCTTCGGGCGCATCGCCAATTTCATCAATGGCGAGCTGTATGGCCGGGTGACCGACGCCGCACTCGGCATGGTGTTCCCGCATGGCGGGCCGCTGCCGCGCCATCCCAGCCAGCTCTATCAGGCCGGCCTCGAAGGGCTGGCGCTGTTCGTGCTGATGGCGGTGCTGATCTTCGGCTTCAATGCCAAGCGCCGGCCGGGGCTGCTGGCCGGCAGCTTCTTCGCCGGCTATGGCGTGGCGCGCTGCATCGGCGAATTCTTCCGGGAGCCGGATAGTTTCCTCGGCTTCCTGTGGTTCGGGGCGACCATGGGGCAGCTGCTCTCCCTGCCGATGATCCTGCTGGGGCTGCTGCTCGTCCGCCATGCGCTGACCGCCGAGCCGTCCGACGATACGCCGAAGCGGGCATGA
- a CDS encoding type III secretion system chaperone family protein, producing the protein MLEIETSDEAAIVNPLDLIEELVEANEWAFDRSREDELAVEISGRWCDFHLFFVWRGEMSALHFSCVFDAKVGVGKRAEICSLLALANERLWLGHFDLCSEDGMPMFRHTVPLRGARGATVEQIEDLVDVAVTECERFYPAFQFVLWGGKTAVEAIDAAMLDTVGEA; encoded by the coding sequence ATGCTCGAGATAGAGACCTCTGACGAAGCTGCCATCGTCAATCCCCTCGACTTGATCGAAGAGCTGGTGGAGGCCAATGAATGGGCCTTTGACCGGTCGCGCGAGGATGAGCTGGCGGTCGAGATTTCCGGTCGCTGGTGTGATTTCCACCTGTTCTTCGTCTGGCGCGGCGAGATGAGCGCCCTGCATTTCTCCTGCGTGTTCGACGCCAAGGTCGGTGTCGGCAAGCGCGCGGAAATCTGCAGCCTGCTTGCACTGGCCAACGAACGGCTGTGGCTCGGCCATTTCGACCTCTGCTCGGAGGACGGGATGCCGATGTTCCGCCACACCGTCCCGCTGCGCGGCGCGCGTGGCGCCACGGTCGAGCAGATCGAGGATCTGGTGGATGTCGCCGTCACCGAGTGCGAGCGCTTCTACCCGGCCTTCCAGTTCGTGCTGTGGGGCGGCAAGACCGCCGTCGAGGCGATCGACGCCGCCATGCTGGACACGGTCGGCGAGGCCTGA
- a CDS encoding tetratricopeptide repeat protein, whose translation MLPVLVAGLIALSPLPPARAAEPPAGYVEAMRWYEAQARAGNARAQFLLGLSYEQGLRGAEPDAAEAVRWYRKAAEQGVPEAQAKLALALQFGRGVAADPAEARRWYGKAAEQGLAGAQYNLAYLLEAGLGGPRDTSRAIYWYEKAAVGGVSRALTALGGLHARGEDGQQNLREAYKWLILASEAGEPGTADMLRQLAGEIATEDREAAESDARRWRAAQGR comes from the coding sequence ATGCTGCCGGTTCTCGTTGCCGGACTCATCGCACTGTCGCCCCTGCCTCCGGCGCGGGCTGCCGAGCCGCCGGCCGGCTATGTGGAGGCGATGCGCTGGTACGAGGCGCAGGCGCGGGCAGGCAATGCCCGTGCACAGTTTCTGCTGGGCCTGTCGTATGAGCAGGGCTTGCGGGGGGCCGAACCCGATGCGGCGGAGGCGGTGCGCTGGTATCGCAAGGCGGCGGAGCAGGGGGTGCCGGAGGCACAGGCCAAGCTGGCGCTGGCCCTGCAGTTCGGGCGTGGCGTCGCGGCCGATCCGGCGGAGGCGCGGCGCTGGTACGGCAAGGCCGCCGAACAGGGGCTGGCCGGGGCGCAGTACAACCTCGCCTATCTGCTGGAGGCCGGTCTGGGCGGGCCGCGCGACACCTCCCGCGCGATCTACTGGTACGAGAAGGCGGCGGTCGGCGGCGTGTCCCGGGCGCTGACCGCGCTGGGCGGCCTCCATGCGCGTGGGGAGGATGGGCAGCAGAATCTGCGCGAGGCCTATAAGTGGCTGATTCTGGCGTCAGAAGCGGGAGAGCCCGGCACCGCCGACATGCTGCGCCAGCTGGCCGGGGAGATCGCCACGGAGGACCGCGAGGCCGCCGAATCGGACGCACGGCGCTGGCGGGCCGCGCAGGGGCGCTGA